In Oxalobacteraceae bacterium OTU3CINTB1, the sequence GCGCGATGTTGAGCTCGCATGATGGCGTGTTGTCGCCCATCTCGTCGCGGCCGTTATCGGTGAACCACAGCGCCTTGGTCGTGGGATGGAAAGCGAAGCCGACCGTATTGCGGATGCCGCGCGCATACTCCTCCAGCCCGCTGCCGTCGGCGTTCATGCGGTAGATCTTGGCGTGCTTGGTGTCGTCGGTATCGCAAATGTTGCAGGGCGCGCCCACTGGAATATACAGCTTGCCATCCGGACCGGCCTTGATGACCTTTTCGCCATGCCATTTGTCGTTCGGCAGATCGACCTTGACCACTTCGTACGACGGCTTTTGCGCGTAGCGCTTGTCGATGTTGTCGAAGCGGATCACGCGGCTGATCTCGCCGACGTACAGCGCGCCGTTGAGCAGGGTGACGCCGATCGGATTTTCAAGCCCGGAGGCGATGGTGACCACCTCTGCGCTCTGCTTGTCGCCGCGCGGCACTAGCGCATACACCTTGCCGGCCTTGCGGGAGCCGACATAAACGATGCCGCTGTCGGACACGGCCATGCTGCGCGCCGCGTCGACCTGGCTGGCGTAGACGCTGATGCTGAAACCTTTAGGCAGCTTGAAGCCGCTCAGGTCGATGCCGTCGGGGGCGGGGGGGGCCTTGGCGGCAGCCGCAGGCGCGGCGGCAGCCAAAGTGGTCGCGGCGGCTGCAAGGATCGGTTTATTGGCGCTGGCGGCGATATAGTCTGCCAACAGCGCGATCTGCGGCGCACTCAGCGCGGGCGACCAGGCCGGCATATTCTTTTCCGGAACGCCCTTGCTGATCACCTTGATCAGGTTGGCTTTGGTCGGCTCGCCGTGCAGCCAGGTGTGCTTGCCCAGGGTCGGACCGATGCCGCCCTCCATCTTGACGCCATGGCAGGCGGCGCAATTGGCCTGATATAGTTTTTCAGCGGCCACAGACGGTGCCGCGGCGTAAGAAGCGAAAGAGGTGAAGGCTAGAGTGATAGCGGCGGCGGGAAATGCGATCTTTTTCATAGTTATCCCAGGGTCAACGAAGCCGTATTGTGCCATTTATTGCGTGTTGAACGTCATCGGAGTCATCAATTCTGCCCTGACAATGGCAACGCTATCGTCGGCGCTTAAGCTTAGTTAGCATCAAACCGTTCGGGTGAATTCCGCACTATCGTCGAATGAATCGTTTGTAAATCCTCGTCAGGTGGGGTATTTTTATTATGATTCGTTCCTTCGCGAGTAGGGACACGGAAAAGCTGTTTACGAGGCGAACTGTGCTGCGCCTGCGCCACATCGAGAAGGTGGCGCGACGAAAACTGTTGATGATTGACGCCGCGACGACCTTGAACGAGCTAGGCTCCGTACCTGGTAATCGACTTGAAACTCTAGCCGGCAGGCGGCTTGGCCAACACAGCATTCGGATCAACGATCAGTGGCGTATTTGCTTTCGATGGCGTAATGGCGATGTCTACGATCTTGAGATCGTCGACTATCATTAGGAGCAGGTAATGGATACCAGAGCAGAGGAAATTCACCCTGGCGAAATTTTAAGCGAGGAGTTTATGCGACCTCTCGGTCTGACAGAGATAGCGTTGGCATCGGAGCTGGACATGCCCGTTGCCCAACTCAACGCTCTAATCTCCGGGACAAGTCCTGTCACCGAGCGCGTGGCCAATAGTCTGGCCACGTATTTCAAAGTATCCGCCCGATTTTGGTTGAATCTTCAGGCCGATTACGACGCCCGGGTCGCAAAAGACTCGCTACAGCTGGATTAGCGCAATTTCAGCGTCGGGCCACGAGACGGCGCGGCGTCCAACTTGAACACGCTGACCAACTGCGCCAGATGACCAGACTGGCCTTGCAAGGCATCGGCCGCAGCGGCCGCCTGTTCCACCAGCGCCGCGTTTTGCTGCGTCACCCCGTCCATCTCGACGATGGCCTGGTTGATCTGCTCGATGCCGGCTTCCTGCTCGCCGCTGGCGGTGGCGATCTGTCCCATGATGTCGCTCACGCGTTGCACGCTGGCGACAATTTCGGTCATCGTGTCGCCGGCCTGTCCCACCAGCTTGGCGCCGTCGTCGATCTTGCCGACCGAGTCGCCGATCAGCTGCTTGATGTCCTTGGCGGCGCTGGCCGAACGCTGCGCCAGGTTGCGCACTTCCGACGCCACCACCGCGAAGCCACGGCCTTGCTCGCCGGCGCGGGCCGCTTCCACTGCCGCGTTCAGCGCCAGAATGTTGGTCTGGAAAGCGATGCCGTCGATCACCCCGATGATGTCGACGATGCGGCGCGACGAGGCGCTGATCGAATCCATCGTCGTTACGACCTCGGCCACCACGCCGCCGCCGCGCACCGCCACCGAGGCGGCGCTGGCCGCCAGCTGGTTGGCCTGGCGCGCGTAGTCGGTGTTTTGCTTGACGGTCGAGGTCAGCTCTTCCATGGACGAGGCGGTCTCCTCCAGCGAGCCGGCCTGCTGCTCGGTGCGGGTCGACAAGTCCATATTGCCGCTGGCGATCTCGTTCGACGCGGTGGCGACGGCGTCGGTGGTATTGCGCACTTCGCCGACAATGGCGGCCAGCCGGTCGCGCATCGCGGCAATGCTGAACAGCAGGCTGGAGCGGTCGTTGGCGCGCAGCGCCACATCCACGGTCAAATCGCCGGCGGCGATGCGGTCGGTGATGCCGGCAGCGTAATCGGGCTCGCCGCCGAGCTGGGTCAGCAGCGAGCGCGTGATCAGCCAGCCCAGCAGGAGCGCCACGGCGATCGAGGCCAGGGACAGGGTCAGGATGGTGATGACGGCCGCTTCGCTGCGCCGCTGTATGCCGTTGCCGATCTCATCGATGGAGGCTTTCTGGCGCTCGGCGAGCGCCTCGATGCTGCCCACGTACGCATCGCCGGAGGGCACGAATTTTTGCGCGATGATGGCGTTGGCCTGCTCGATGTCGCCCTGCGCCTTGGCGTCGAACGCCGCCTTGCGGTGGCCCTGGTAGATCGCGCGGTTTTCCAGCGCTTTGGCGAACAACTCTTTGGCGCGCGCATCGATCAGCAGCTTGCCGATTTGCTCCTGCGCGCCGCCCACCCGCTGGGACGCGCGGGCGATGCCGTCTTCGAAGAACTTTTGCGTCTCCGGGTCACTGGTCTTGGCGGCGGCCTGCGCGCGCTGCACGTTCGCTTCGATGATGCCTTTCCATTCCGTGACCAAGCGCTCGGTCTGGAGCTGTTGCTCGAGCAGGTTGGTGGTGTCGGCGGCGATGCTGCGGATGGTCAGTTCACTGGCCACGGAGATCGTCAGCAACAGCAATAAGGCGGCGCCGAAGCCCACCGCCAGCCGCTTGCCGACCTTCATCTTGGAAAAAATCATTTGTGCTTCCTTACATTAAAGCAGGTCCTTGCGACCAATTTACAACAGGTCCAACATTTTATTATTGACAACACCTGT encodes:
- a CDS encoding PQQ-dependent sugar dehydrogenase → MAAEKLYQANCAACHGVKMEGGIGPTLGKHTWLHGEPTKANLIKVISKGVPEKNMPAWSPALSAPQIALLADYIAASANKPILAAAATTLAAAAPAAAAKAPPAPDGIDLSGFKLPKGFSISVYASQVDAARSMAVSDSGIVYVGSRKAGKVYALVPRGDKQSAEVVTIASGLENPIGVTLLNGALYVGEISRVIRFDNIDKRYAQKPSYEVVKVDLPNDKWHGEKVIKAGPDGKLYIPVGAPCNICDTDDTKHAKIYRMNADGSGLEEYARGIRNTVGFAFHPTTKALWFTDNGRDEMGDNTPSCELNIAPKAGLHFGFPYCHGGVVPDPAFAKGRSCEEFVEPVAKLGPHVAPLGLTFYTGKQFPEAYRNNVYIAEHGSWNRTTKSGYSVRLITLYDSKVVSDTAFIDGFLRGEQVVARPVDVVTLADGSMLVSDDFGGRIFRVTYDGK
- a CDS encoding type II toxin-antitoxin system RelE/ParE family toxin; its protein translation is MIRSFASRDTEKLFTRRTVLRLRHIEKVARRKLLMIDAATTLNELGSVPGNRLETLAGRRLGQHSIRINDQWRICFRWRNGDVYDLEIVDYH
- a CDS encoding HigA family addiction module antitoxin, with the translated sequence MDTRAEEIHPGEILSEEFMRPLGLTEIALASELDMPVAQLNALISGTSPVTERVANSLATYFKVSARFWLNLQADYDARVAKDSLQLD